CTGCGCCCGCCGTGTTCGATCAGGTGGGCGGTTCCGTGCTGCATCGGGGTCGCGCGGCCGTGCCTGTGAACCTGAAGGATCCGGCCGATCAGGCGCGCATCCTGGAGCTGATCGACGGCGCGGATGCGGTGATCGAGGGCTATCGGCCCGGGGTGATCGAGCGGCTGGGGTTCGGGCCGCAGGCGATGCAGACGCGAAACCCCGCCCTGGTGTTCGGGCGCGTCACGGGCTGGGGCCAGACGGGTCCGCTGGCGCAAACCGTGGGCCACGACCTGAACTACATCGGCCTGTCGGGCGTGCTGCACGCCATGGGCGATGCGGACCGGCCGCCTGCGCCGCCGCTGAATCTGATCGGCGACTATGGCGGCGGGGCGATGATGCTGGTGGTCGGCGTGCTGGCGGCCTTGATCGAGGCCCGGACGACGGGCCGGGGCCGAGTGGTCGATGCGGCGATGACCGACGGTTCGGCCCTGCTGGGCGGTCTGTTCCAGGCGTTGCGCGGACAGGGGATGTGGAGCGACCGGCGCGGGGCGAACCTGCTGGACGGGGGCGCGCCCTTCTATCGCTGCTACGCCTGCCGAGACGGCGGGTTCGTGGCTGTGGCGGCGCTGGAGCCCCGATTCTACGCCGCCCTGCTGGAAGGCCTGGAGATTTCGCCCGAGGCGGCGCCGCAGTACGACATGGCCGGCTGGCCGGCGACGCACGCGCACTTCGCCGACCTGTTCGCCCGGCGCGACCGCGACGACTGGGCCAACCATTTCGACGGAACCGAGGCCTGCGTCACCCCGGTTCTGAGCCTGGCTGAGGCGCCGGATCATCCGCACAATCGCGCCAGGACCGTGTTCGACCAGGGCCTGCCCGGGCCCGCGCCCCGCTTCGACGGCAAGCCGCACACGCCTCGTCATAGTTCGGCCGTGCGCCTGGAGGAGGCTGTCGCCCTGTGGTCGGCTGAGGGGTCGACCGTGAGATCGGAGCAGGCCGGATGACCCCAGAGGTTTTCGGCGCTAAAGGAACGCCAGCGCGCCACGAGCGTTGCAAGGGCGAAGACCCGGGGAATTCAATGAAACCTTCCAACACCCTATTGGCCGCCGCCGCCCTGGCTGCGCTTGCGCTGTCGGGCTGCGACGATCATCGGTCGCGGTCGGACGACGACCGCGAGGCGGTTCAGATCGAGCAGGAAGCCCCCCCGCCGGTCGAGCAACAGGCCCCGACGCCGCCGCCGGAAGTGCGCGATCCCACGCCCACGCCGCCTCCCAGCGACAGACTGCCGCCCGAGGAACGTTCGTCGGAACAGTCGGTCCAACCCGAAAGCGACACCCTGTTCTACTAAAGGACGGGGTTTCGACGCGCGCGCTTTGACGAAAGATCGAGTTTGACGTTCAGGCCTTCCCTGCTGGTCGCAGCGCTCGCGGCCTTTTCGGGCTGCGCGCACGCCGCCGCCGCCGACCCTCGCGCCCAGGTGCGCGGCGACATGGACGCCGAACTGCGCCGCGCGCTGGAACGCGCCGTGGGCGAGGTCGACGGCGCGCCGGAAAGCCGGTTCGAGGCCCGTCGACGCGCCGAGAGCGCGGTCGCCTCCGCCACCGCCCTGCTGCGTTCGGAAGGCTATTACCAGCCCACGGTCGAGGATCTGGTCGAGGGCGACGACAATCCCGTGGCCATTGTCTCGGTCCAGCCGGGCCGCCGCTTCCTGTTGAACGATCCCACGGTGACCTGGAGCGACCCGGCGCCGGAGGCCGAGGCCCAGGCGAAGGGGCGCGACGCCATCGGCCTGAAGGCCGGCGATCCGGGTCGCGCGGTGGATGTGATCTCGGGCGAAGGACGGCTGGTCGCGGCCCTGGTGCGCGACGGCTATGCCGACGCCAAGGCCGATCCGCGTCGTGTGGTGGTGGACCACGCCGCCTATACCGTCGCGCCGGAATACCGGATCGATTCGGGCGGCCTGGTGCGCCTGGACGGCGTTCGCGTGCTGAGCCGGGGACGGACCAATCCCGAGTGGGTGGCCGGGCTGGCGCCCTGGAAGGAAGGCGACCGCTACGATCCCGATCAGGTCGCCGAGCTGGAGCGACGGCTTCTGGACACGGGCGTCTATGACGGCATCGGCGTGTCGCTGTCGCCCGTGGACCAGAAGACGGCCGAGGGCCTGAGGCCCGTGATCGTCAGCCTGCAGGACCGGCCGCGTCGCGTGCTGGAGGCCGGCGCCACCTGGTCGACCGCCGATGGCGCGGGCGTGGACGTGATCCAGACCCGCTACAATCGGTTCGGCCGGGCCGATACGCTGCGGCTGGAAGCGCGGCTGGCCGATATCGACAGCCGCATCGGCGCCGATCTGTCGCTGCCGCACTGGCGTCGGCCCGGCCGGACGCTGAAGCTGGGCGCCGCCGTGGTGAACGAAGACACCAACGCCTATAGGCGGACGGCCGCGGTCTTGTACGCCGACCTCCAGCAGCGGATCGGCAAGACCTCCTATTTCAACTACGGCATCGGGCTGGACGCCGGACGTTACAGCGAGAACCGGTACGACTACACCACCCTGCCCCCGCAGCGCGTGACGTTCGACCGGGACCTGGCCATCATCACCGCCCGAACCAGCGCCTATATCGACCATTCCAACGATCCGCTGAACCCGACCAAGGGCTGGCGGGTCAATCTGGCGGTTCAACCGACAGCGGTGACGGGCGACAGCAACGTCCTGTTCCTGCGCACCGAGACGCAGGGCACCGCCTATGTGCCGGTGGCCGCCGACCGGACCATCCTGGCCGGCCGGGTGCGGATCGGCTCCATCGTCGGCGGCAGCGAGCTGAGCGTGCCGTCAGACCGCCTGTTCTATTCCGGCGGCGGCGGGTCGGTGCGCGGCTATTCCTATCAGGGCGTCAATCCGCAACTGCCGGACGGCACGCCGCGCGGGGGCGTGTCGCTGTTCGAGACCTCGCTGGAGGCGCGTCAGTCGATCGGCCAGAGCTTCCAGGCCGTGGCCTTCCTGGACGCCGGGTCCATCGGTTTCCAGGAGACGCCGAACCTGACGAACATGCGCTACGGCGCGGGCGTCGGCGTGCGATACATGCTGCCGTTCGGACCCATCCGCGCCGACGTCGCCCTGCCGCTGAACAAGCGTGAGGGCGATTCCAACTTCCAGATCTACATCAGCATCGGGCAGGCGTTTTGACCGACAGACCGCCCGAGAACGGCCCCGACACCCAGCCAGACGTCGTGGCGGAAGAAACGCCGTCCACCGGGTCCGCGCCGGCCAAACGGGCGCGCAGGCGCGGTCTGGTCAAGCGCATCGCCCTGATCGCGGGGGCGGTGGTTGCGGGCCTTCTGGTGCTGGTTGCGGCGGCCCTGGTGGCGGGGCGGTTCTACATCGCGTCGGACGGTGGTCGGCAGTTGGTGCTGGAGCGAATCCAGGACCTGAAGATCAGCCGCTATGGCCGGCTGAAGGTGTATGGGCTGAAGGGCGATTTGCTCAGCGATTTCAGCATCGACCGCATCACCCTGGCCGACAGTCAGGGCGTCTGGCTGGAGGCGAACAACCTCAGCATGGACTGGTCGTATCTGGCCCTGCTGGGCCGCAGCTTCCACGCCAACGACATCAAGGCCGAGACCATCCGCGTGCTGCGCCGCCCGGTGGTCGAGCCGCCGACCAATGAGCCGTCCAGCCCGCAGCCGATCTCGGTTCGGATCGACAAATTCTCGGCGAACGTCGAGCTGATGGAAGGCTTCTCCAAGGAATACGGCCGCTGGAGCCTGGCGGGCGACGCCAGTCTGCCGCGCAATGGGGCGAAGAGCGCGACGGTGAACGCCGACAGCCTGAACCGGCCGGGCGACTTCCTGCGGCTGTCCGCCAGCTTCGGCGGCAAGCTTGAAGACACGCGACTGAACCTGCGCGCCAACGAGGCCCAGGGCGGGCCGCTGGCCGGGGCGCTGGGCTATTCGCCCGACCAGCCCTTCTCGGCGACCGCAGTGCTGAACGCCGACGTGGTCAACGCCCGCGTCCAGACGGGCCGGTTCGTGCCGCTGATCGTCCAGGGCCATTTCGGCGACAAGGGATCGCGCGTTTCGGGCTTCGTCGACTTCAGCGGATCGGACCTGCTGGCGCCCTTCGTGACGCGCATCGGGCGCACCGCCCGTTTCGGCTTCGCCATGGTCCCGACGCCGGACAAGGCCAGCCAGGGCGTCGCCTGGAAGCTGATTTCCGACAATGTCCAGTCCGAGGCGCGCGGTCTGATCCGCAACGCCGACCGCAGTTCGCCGGACGGGATCAAGCTGGATATCCAGGCCGCATCGCTGAGCCGACTGGTCGGGTCCGACGTGGCTGGTCCGGCCGCCTATTCCGGCCTGTTCAAAGGCGACGCCAGCAACTGGAGCCTGAACGGTCAGGCGACGCTGCTGAACGCCAATGTCGCCAGCTATCGCGCCACTCGGATCGCCGGGCCGTTGAACCTGATGGTCAAGGACGGCCGGATGGATCTGGACGGCGACATTCGCGCCAACGGCGGGTCGGGCGAAGGCATCATCGGCGGCCTGCTGGGCGCATCGCCCCGCCTGCAGATGCAGGCGGCGCGCATGAAGGACGGCGCCATCCTGTTGAAGAAGATCGATCTGCAAGGCCAGGGACTGACGTTGAACGGTTCCGGTTCGCGCAACCTGTTGGGCGGAATGAGCTTCCGCGGCGAAGCGCAACTGACGGACGCCAGGCGGGTGCTGCCGGATGCGCGCGGCGCCTTCGGCGGGCCGATCAGAGCCTCGTCGGCAAAGACAGGCGCACCCTGGGTGCTGAACTTCGACGGACGGGGACGCAACCTGACCATCGGCATGGCCGAGCTGGACCGCCTGCTGGGCAAGACCCCGCGCCTGCAACTGGCCGGCCGGCTGAACGGCGGACGGATCGAGGTCGAGCGCGGCGAGCTGACCGGCGCGGCCGGACGCGCGGGCGCCAAGGGTCTGATCGAGACAGCGGGGCGGCTGCGGCTGGCGCTGGACTGGAACGCGCGTGGACCGTTCGCGGCCGGGCCGGTCGAGATCGGCGGCGACATGAACGGACGGGGCGCCCTGACCGGCACCTTGTCCCAACCTCGCGTCGATCTGACCGCCGGTTTCCAGCAGGTCACGGCCGGCGCCCTGACGCTCAACAACGCCGACCTGACGCTGAGCTTCCGCAAGGGCGCCGACGCCTCGGACGGGCGGATCACCGTGG
Above is a genomic segment from Candidatus Brevundimonas colombiensis containing:
- a CDS encoding CaiB/BaiF CoA-transferase family protein, with translation MQPLHGLRIIEFDGLGPVTFAGMMLADIGAAVFRLTRSESAAPAVFDQVGGSVLHRGRAAVPVNLKDPADQARILELIDGADAVIEGYRPGVIERLGFGPQAMQTRNPALVFGRVTGWGQTGPLAQTVGHDLNYIGLSGVLHAMGDADRPPAPPLNLIGDYGGGAMMLVVGVLAALIEARTTGRGRVVDAAMTDGSALLGGLFQALRGQGMWSDRRGANLLDGGAPFYRCYACRDGGFVAVAALEPRFYAALLEGLEISPEAAPQYDMAGWPATHAHFADLFARRDRDDWANHFDGTEACVTPVLSLAEAPDHPHNRARTVFDQGLPGPAPRFDGKPHTPRHSSAVRLEEAVALWSAEGSTVRSEQAG
- a CDS encoding autotransporter assembly complex protein TamA → MTFRPSLLVAALAAFSGCAHAAAADPRAQVRGDMDAELRRALERAVGEVDGAPESRFEARRRAESAVASATALLRSEGYYQPTVEDLVEGDDNPVAIVSVQPGRRFLLNDPTVTWSDPAPEAEAQAKGRDAIGLKAGDPGRAVDVISGEGRLVAALVRDGYADAKADPRRVVVDHAAYTVAPEYRIDSGGLVRLDGVRVLSRGRTNPEWVAGLAPWKEGDRYDPDQVAELERRLLDTGVYDGIGVSLSPVDQKTAEGLRPVIVSLQDRPRRVLEAGATWSTADGAGVDVIQTRYNRFGRADTLRLEARLADIDSRIGADLSLPHWRRPGRTLKLGAAVVNEDTNAYRRTAAVLYADLQQRIGKTSYFNYGIGLDAGRYSENRYDYTTLPPQRVTFDRDLAIITARTSAYIDHSNDPLNPTKGWRVNLAVQPTAVTGDSNVLFLRTETQGTAYVPVAADRTILAGRVRIGSIVGGSELSVPSDRLFYSGGGGSVRGYSYQGVNPQLPDGTPRGGVSLFETSLEARQSIGQSFQAVAFLDAGSIGFQETPNLTNMRYGAGVGVRYMLPFGPIRADVALPLNKREGDSNFQIYISIGQAF